In one window of Nocardia brasiliensis DNA:
- a CDS encoding glutathionylspermidine synthase family protein has product MRRVRGTPRPGWQQITEGQGLVYGSPGRDASGQPRPYWDESVHYEFEMSEILALEADVELLHSMCLNAVEHIVLTERFKDFGLPEWSWGPIAESWRRGDPHVYGRFDLRYDARRPAKLLEYNADTPTSLLEAAIVQWHWLTALYPDGDQWNSLHEKLVERWAELRDTLPTAQLHFSWSGADATGEDNVTTAYMQETAAEAGFDTIALPIEELGFDTELERFVDLAEAPIEAIFKLYPWEWALDDDFGKRVVDSLPQTMWIEPLWKTLLSNKAILAVLWEMYPGHPNLLPAYLDQPNELTEYIRKPKLGREGANMTIVGAGLQTATGGVYGEEGFVYQLLDPLPEFDDMRPVLGAWIVGDTAAGLGIRETAGLITDDGSAFVPHRIVGS; this is encoded by the coding sequence ATGCGGCGCGTGCGCGGTACACCCCGGCCGGGGTGGCAGCAGATCACCGAAGGCCAAGGGCTGGTCTATGGTTCGCCGGGCCGCGATGCCAGCGGTCAGCCGCGGCCGTACTGGGACGAGTCGGTGCACTACGAATTCGAGATGTCGGAAATCCTCGCGTTGGAGGCCGATGTCGAACTGCTGCACTCGATGTGCCTGAACGCGGTGGAGCACATCGTGCTCACCGAACGATTCAAGGATTTCGGCCTGCCCGAATGGAGCTGGGGGCCGATCGCCGAATCCTGGCGGCGCGGCGACCCGCACGTGTACGGCCGCTTCGACCTGCGCTACGACGCGCGCCGTCCCGCGAAACTGCTCGAATACAACGCCGATACGCCGACCTCGCTGCTGGAGGCGGCGATCGTGCAGTGGCACTGGCTGACCGCGTTGTATCCCGACGGCGATCAGTGGAACTCGTTGCACGAGAAGCTCGTCGAGCGCTGGGCCGAACTGCGTGACACGCTGCCGACGGCGCAGCTGCACTTCAGCTGGTCCGGTGCCGACGCCACCGGCGAGGACAACGTCACCACCGCCTACATGCAGGAGACCGCGGCCGAGGCCGGGTTCGACACCATCGCGCTGCCCATCGAGGAGCTCGGATTCGACACTGAGCTGGAGCGTTTCGTCGATCTGGCCGAGGCGCCGATCGAGGCGATCTTCAAGCTGTACCCGTGGGAGTGGGCGCTCGACGACGACTTCGGAAAGCGTGTGGTCGACAGTCTGCCGCAGACGATGTGGATCGAGCCGCTGTGGAAGACGTTGCTGAGCAACAAGGCGATCCTCGCGGTGCTGTGGGAGATGTACCCGGGCCACCCGAACCTGTTGCCCGCCTACCTCGATCAGCCCAACGAACTCACCGAGTACATTCGCAAACCGAAGCTCGGTCGAGAAGGCGCCAACATGACCATCGTCGGCGCCGGATTGCAGACCGCCACCGGCGGTGTCTACGGCGAAGAAGGCTTCGTCTACCAATTGCTCGATCCGCTACCGGAATTCGACGACATGCGCCCGGTGCTCGGCGCCTGGATCGTCGGCGACACCGCGGCGGGCCTCGGCATCAGGGAGACCGCCGGACTGATCACCGACGACGGCTCCGCCTTCGTCCCGCACCGCATCGTCGGCTCGTAA
- a CDS encoding acylphosphatase: MGEAVESVRLSAWVHGRVQGVGFRWWTRSRALELGLVGHATNARDGRVHVVAQGPRADCARLLELLRSGDTPGRVTLVVESWEPARGDLTGFEER, translated from the coding sequence ATGGGGGAGGCGGTCGAGTCCGTCCGGTTGAGCGCGTGGGTGCACGGCCGCGTCCAGGGCGTGGGATTTCGCTGGTGGACGCGGTCGCGGGCGCTGGAACTCGGGCTGGTCGGGCACGCGACCAACGCCCGCGACGGGCGGGTGCACGTGGTGGCGCAGGGCCCGCGCGCGGACTGCGCCCGGTTGCTCGAACTGCTTCGCTCCGGCGATACTCCTGGTCGGGTGACACTGGTTGTGGAAAGCTGGGAGCCCGCGCGGGGCGATTTGACCGGATTCGAGGAGCGTTAG
- a CDS encoding OsmC family protein — protein MAEPTAATASTAVQPTELWVERTGTRAYTGRSSRGAEVLIASQGVPGAFTPGELLKIALAGCSGLSADFSLARKLGDSFDATIRVSGDADRENEVYPQLDESFELDLSELDEQERERLLVTVQRAIDKACTVGRTLQAGTKVTLSFDIEA, from the coding sequence ATGGCTGAACCAACCGCCGCAACCGCGAGCACCGCTGTCCAACCCACCGAACTCTGGGTCGAGCGCACGGGAACGCGGGCGTACACCGGCCGCAGCTCCCGCGGCGCCGAGGTGCTGATCGCCTCGCAGGGCGTGCCCGGCGCCTTCACCCCGGGCGAGCTGCTGAAGATCGCGCTCGCCGGCTGCTCCGGGCTGAGCGCGGACTTCTCGCTCGCGCGCAAGCTCGGTGACTCCTTCGACGCGACCATCCGCGTCTCGGGCGACGCCGACCGGGAGAACGAGGTGTATCCCCAGCTGGACGAGTCGTTCGAGCTCGACCTCAGCGAGCTGGACGAGCAGGAACGCGAGCGGTTGCTGGTGACCGTGCAACGCGCCATCGACAAGGCGTGCACGGTGGGCCGGACGCTGCAGGCCGGGACGAAGGTGACCCTGTCCTTCGACATCGAGGCCTGA
- a CDS encoding response regulator codes for MTEKKQDAPAVKVLVVDDEPQIVRALRINLSVRGYEVITAGTGGAALRAAADKHPDVVILDLGLPDIDGIEVLAGLRGWTTAPVIVLSARTDSADKVEALDAGADDYVTKPFGMDELLARLRAAVRRGAGDADAADPVVVTSSFTVDLAAKKVTKNDQTVHLTPTEWGMLEMLVRNRGKLVGRKELLREVWGPSYATETHYLRVYLAQLRRKLEDDPSHPKHLLTEAGMGYRFQE; via the coding sequence ATGACCGAGAAGAAGCAGGACGCCCCGGCGGTCAAGGTGCTGGTGGTCGACGACGAGCCGCAGATCGTGCGGGCGTTGCGGATCAACCTGTCGGTCCGCGGCTACGAGGTGATCACGGCGGGCACCGGCGGCGCCGCGTTGCGCGCGGCCGCCGACAAGCACCCCGATGTGGTGATCCTCGATCTCGGGCTGCCCGATATCGACGGCATCGAGGTGCTCGCCGGGTTGCGCGGCTGGACCACCGCGCCGGTGATCGTGCTCTCCGCGCGGACCGACTCCGCGGACAAGGTCGAGGCGCTCGACGCGGGCGCCGACGACTACGTCACCAAGCCGTTCGGCATGGACGAGCTGCTCGCCCGGCTGCGCGCCGCGGTCCGCCGCGGCGCCGGCGACGCCGACGCCGCCGATCCGGTGGTGGTGACCTCGTCGTTCACCGTCGACCTCGCGGCCAAGAAGGTCACCAAGAACGACCAGACGGTGCACCTGACGCCGACCGAGTGGGGCATGCTCGAGATGCTGGTCCGCAACCGGGGCAAGCTGGTCGGGCGCAAGGAACTGCTCCGCGAGGTGTGGGGGCCGTCGTACGCGACCGAAACCCATTACCTGCGGGTGTATCTGGCTCAGCTGCGGCGCAAGCTCGAGGACGATCCGTCCCATCCCAAGCATCTGCTCACCGAGGCGGGCATGGGCTACCGCTTCCAGGAGTAG
- a CDS encoding sensor histidine kinase: protein MKRGRLRIYLGAAPGVGKTYAMLGEAHRRLERGRDVVAAVVETHGRAKTATLLNGIERIPPRMVGYRGAQLPELDLDAVLRRHPAVALVDELAHTNAPGSKHEKRWQDVEELLDAGIDVISTVNVQHLESLNDVVERITGVRQQETVPDAVVRGADQVELVDLTPEALRRRLSHGNVYSADKVDAALRNYFRPGNLTALRELALLWLADQVDAALAAYRADHRITEPWEARERVVVAVTGGPESETVVRRASRIASKASAELVLVHVVRGDGLAGVSTARLARLRELAASLDASLHTVTGDDVPSALLEFAREANATQLVLGTSRRSRWARMFDEGIGATVVQRSGKIDVHMVTHEEAHRGLRRSSLMPRQPIRAWLAAVLVPSAVCGIGVVFLDGFLQLGGLSAVFFIGVVAVALLGGVVPAAFSALLSGMLLNWFFADPRYSLTISEPDNFVTVVVLLFVAVAVAALVDVAAKQTLQARRASQEAELLTMFAGAVLHGADLPKLLEQVRETYGQRAVSMLCGEQVVAEVGTDPPRRAADADTTIQAGDATSLLLLAGRPLAAGDRPVLNAVANQAAGLVRQARLAEEASAAAALLEADRLRRALLSAVSHDLRTPLAGAKAAVSSLRSDDIEFSAEDTGELLETIEESVDQLTALVGNLLDSSRLAVGVVKPQLRQVYMDEVVHRALLSVGMGARGVRRAAMDLVKVEVGDVSVRADSGLLERVLANLIDNALRHATRDMAFTPPAGSGDYHPPPVRVTAEREGDRVFIAVVDTGPGVPPGTEEQLFEPFQRLGDRDNTTGVGLGLSVVRGFVEAMGGTVHAEPTPGGGLTMIVDLPAAENGASSA from the coding sequence GTGAAACGCGGCCGACTGCGGATCTACCTCGGCGCAGCGCCGGGAGTCGGTAAGACCTACGCCATGCTCGGCGAGGCCCACCGGCGGCTCGAGCGCGGCCGCGACGTGGTGGCGGCGGTAGTGGAAACGCATGGCCGGGCCAAGACAGCGACTCTGCTAAACGGCATCGAGCGGATACCACCGCGCATGGTGGGCTATCGCGGCGCGCAGCTGCCGGAGCTCGATCTCGACGCGGTGCTGCGGCGTCATCCCGCGGTCGCGCTGGTCGACGAGCTCGCGCACACCAACGCGCCGGGCAGCAAGCACGAAAAGCGTTGGCAGGACGTCGAAGAACTGCTGGACGCGGGCATCGACGTGATCTCGACGGTCAACGTGCAGCACCTGGAGAGCCTCAACGACGTGGTCGAGCGGATCACCGGGGTCCGGCAGCAGGAAACCGTGCCGGACGCGGTGGTGCGCGGCGCCGACCAGGTCGAGCTGGTCGATCTCACACCGGAGGCGTTGCGGCGCAGGCTCTCCCACGGCAACGTGTACTCCGCCGACAAGGTGGACGCCGCGCTGCGCAACTACTTCCGTCCCGGAAACCTCACCGCGCTGCGGGAATTGGCGCTGCTGTGGCTGGCCGATCAGGTCGACGCCGCACTGGCCGCCTACCGGGCCGACCACCGGATCACCGAACCGTGGGAGGCGCGCGAGCGGGTGGTCGTCGCGGTGACCGGCGGCCCGGAGTCGGAGACCGTGGTGCGCCGGGCGAGCCGCATCGCGAGCAAGGCCAGCGCGGAACTCGTTCTGGTGCATGTGGTTCGGGGCGACGGGCTGGCCGGGGTCTCCACCGCTCGACTGGCCAGGCTGCGTGAGCTCGCCGCGAGTCTGGACGCCTCGTTGCACACGGTGACCGGTGACGACGTGCCAAGTGCGCTGCTGGAGTTCGCGCGCGAGGCGAACGCGACGCAGTTGGTGCTCGGCACCTCGCGCCGCTCCCGGTGGGCGCGGATGTTCGACGAGGGCATCGGCGCCACGGTGGTGCAGCGGTCGGGAAAGATCGATGTGCACATGGTGACGCACGAGGAAGCCCATCGCGGCCTGCGCCGGTCCTCGCTCATGCCGCGCCAGCCGATCCGGGCCTGGTTGGCCGCGGTGCTCGTGCCCTCGGCGGTGTGCGGGATCGGCGTCGTGTTCCTGGACGGTTTCCTGCAGCTCGGTGGCCTGAGCGCGGTGTTCTTCATCGGCGTCGTCGCGGTCGCGCTGCTGGGCGGTGTTGTGCCCGCGGCGTTTTCGGCACTGCTGTCGGGCATGCTGCTGAACTGGTTCTTCGCCGACCCGCGCTACAGCCTGACCATTTCCGAGCCGGACAATTTCGTCACCGTGGTGGTGCTGCTGTTCGTCGCGGTGGCGGTGGCGGCGTTGGTGGACGTGGCCGCGAAACAGACGTTGCAGGCCCGCCGTGCCTCCCAGGAGGCGGAGCTGCTGACGATGTTCGCCGGTGCCGTGCTGCACGGCGCCGATCTGCCCAAACTGCTCGAGCAGGTGCGCGAGACCTACGGGCAGCGCGCGGTGAGCATGCTGTGCGGCGAACAGGTGGTCGCCGAGGTGGGCACAGACCCGCCGCGGCGCGCCGCCGACGCCGACACCACCATTCAGGCGGGCGACGCGACGAGCCTGCTGTTGCTCGCCGGGCGGCCGCTGGCCGCGGGCGATCGGCCGGTGCTCAACGCCGTGGCCAATCAGGCGGCCGGGCTGGTGCGGCAGGCCAGGCTCGCGGAGGAGGCGAGCGCGGCGGCGGCGCTGCTGGAGGCGGACCGATTGCGCAGGGCGCTGCTGTCGGCGGTGAGTCACGATCTGCGCACCCCGCTGGCGGGGGCGAAGGCGGCCGTGTCCAGTCTGCGCAGCGATGACATCGAGTTCTCCGCCGAGGACACCGGCGAGCTGCTGGAGACGATCGAGGAATCGGTGGATCAGCTGACCGCGCTGGTCGGTAACCTGCTCGACTCGTCCCGGCTCGCGGTCGGCGTGGTGAAACCGCAACTGCGGCAGGTGTATATGGACGAGGTGGTGCACCGGGCGCTGCTGAGCGTCGGCATGGGCGCGCGCGGCGTGCGGCGCGCGGCGATGGACCTGGTGAAGGTCGAGGTCGGCGACGTCTCGGTGCGCGCGGACAGCGGGTTGCTCGAACGCGTGCTGGCCAACCTGATCGACAACGCGCTGCGGCACGCCACCCGCGACATGGCCTTCACCCCACCCGCCGGTTCCGGCGACTACCATCCCCCGCCGGTACGCGTTACCGCCGAACGCGAGGGTGATCGGGTGTTCATCGCGGTGGTGGACACCGGGCCCGGCGTCCCGCCGGGTACCGAGGAGCAACTGTTCGAACCGTTCCAGCGGCTCGGCGACCGGGACAACACCACCGGGGTCGGGCTCGGCCTTTCGGTGGTGCGCGGTTTCGTCGAGGCGATGGGCGGCACCGTGCACGCCGAACCGACACCGGGCGGCGGATTGACCATGATCGTCGATCTGCCCGCCGCCGAGAACGGAGCGAGCAGCGCATGA
- a CDS encoding potassium-transporting ATPase subunit F: protein MLFAIAVAIYLVAALLFPERF from the coding sequence GTGCTGTTCGCCATCGCGGTCGCGATCTATCTGGTCGCCGCGCTGCTTTTCCCCGAGAGGTTCTAG
- the kdpA gene encoding potassium-transporting ATPase subunit KdpA: MNTTTAGIAFVASLIIALALVHVPLGDYMYRVYNGRKHYRAERVVYRAIGVQPEVEQTWGVYARSVLAFAAVGIIFLFFFQLLQGKLPLRLNDPATEMTPALAWNTAVSFVTNTNWQNYSGESTQSHLVQMAGLAVQNFVSAAVGMAVAVALVRGFARRHTGELGNFWVDLIRGTLRILLPIAFVFAIVLVAGGAVQNFHLHDQLAQALNGTEQTIPGGPVASQEVIKELGTNGGGFYNANSAHPFENPTAWTNWLEIFLILMISFSLPRTFGRMVGSTKQGYAIVAVMGIIALLSTVLQNAFQLAHHGTVPTAVGASLEGVETRFGVADSATFATATTLTSTGAVDSFHDSYTSLGGLMTMFNMQLGEVAPGGTGSGLYGMLVLAVLTVFVAGLMVGRTPEYLGKKITPREIKLAASYFLVSPLLALVGTALAMAMPGQRASMLNSGPHGLSEVLYAFTSATNNNGSAFAGLSGNTEWYNTALGLAMVFGRFLPIIFVLALAGALAEQGSTPESIGTLPTHRPQFVGMVVGVTVILVALTFLPALALGPLAEGIHP; this comes from the coding sequence GTGAACACGACTACAGCGGGGATCGCGTTCGTCGCCTCCCTGATCATCGCGCTCGCCCTGGTACACGTCCCGCTCGGCGACTACATGTACCGGGTCTACAACGGCCGAAAGCATTATCGCGCGGAGCGGGTCGTCTATCGGGCCATCGGCGTGCAACCGGAGGTGGAGCAGACCTGGGGCGTCTATGCCCGCAGCGTGCTTGCCTTCGCCGCGGTCGGGATCATCTTCCTCTTCTTCTTCCAGTTGCTGCAGGGCAAGCTGCCGCTGCGCCTGAACGACCCGGCGACCGAGATGACGCCCGCGCTGGCCTGGAACACCGCGGTCAGCTTCGTGACGAACACGAACTGGCAGAACTACTCCGGGGAGTCGACCCAGAGCCACCTGGTGCAGATGGCCGGGCTCGCGGTGCAGAACTTCGTCTCCGCCGCCGTCGGCATGGCCGTCGCGGTCGCGTTGGTGCGCGGCTTCGCGCGCAGGCACACCGGCGAACTCGGCAACTTCTGGGTGGACCTGATCCGCGGCACCCTGCGCATCCTGCTGCCGATCGCGTTCGTGTTCGCGATCGTGCTGGTCGCCGGCGGTGCGGTGCAGAACTTCCACCTGCACGATCAGCTCGCTCAGGCGCTCAACGGCACCGAGCAGACCATTCCCGGTGGTCCGGTGGCCAGCCAGGAGGTCATCAAGGAACTCGGCACCAACGGCGGCGGCTTCTACAACGCCAACTCCGCGCACCCGTTCGAGAACCCGACCGCCTGGACCAACTGGCTGGAGATCTTCCTCATCCTGATGATCAGCTTCTCGTTGCCGCGCACCTTCGGCCGGATGGTCGGCAGCACGAAGCAGGGCTACGCCATCGTCGCCGTGATGGGCATCATCGCGTTGCTCAGCACCGTGCTGCAGAACGCCTTCCAGCTCGCCCACCACGGCACGGTGCCGACCGCCGTCGGCGCGTCCCTCGAGGGCGTCGAAACCCGTTTCGGGGTAGCCGATTCCGCGACCTTCGCGACCGCGACGACGCTCACCTCGACCGGCGCGGTCGACTCGTTCCACGACTCCTACACCAGCCTCGGCGGCCTGATGACGATGTTCAACATGCAGCTCGGCGAAGTAGCGCCCGGCGGAACGGGTTCCGGACTCTACGGCATGCTCGTCCTCGCGGTGCTCACCGTGTTCGTCGCCGGCCTGATGGTCGGCCGGACTCCGGAGTATCTCGGCAAGAAGATCACGCCGCGCGAGATCAAGCTCGCCGCTTCGTATTTCCTGGTCAGCCCGTTGCTCGCATTGGTGGGCACCGCGCTGGCGATGGCCATGCCGGGCCAGCGCGCGAGCATGCTGAACTCCGGCCCGCACGGTCTCTCGGAAGTGTTGTACGCCTTCACTTCCGCGACCAACAACAACGGCTCGGCGTTCGCGGGATTGTCCGGCAACACCGAGTGGTACAACACCGCGCTCGGCCTGGCGATGGTGTTCGGCCGGTTCCTGCCGATCATCTTCGTGCTCGCGCTGGCAGGCGCTTTGGCCGAACAGGGCAGCACCCCCGAGTCGATCGGCACGCTGCCGACGCACCGGCCGCAGTTCGTCGGGATGGTCGTCGGCGTGACGGTGATCCTGGTCGCGCTCACATTTCTGCCCGCACTCGCGCTCGGGCCGCTCGCTGAAGGAATCCACCCATGA
- a CDS encoding potassium-transporting ATPase subunit C — protein sequence MRTSTWMRQHLAALRALLVLTAITGIAYPLAVFAVAHLPGLHDRADGSLLRSGGTVVGSRLIGQSFTDSDGNALAWYFQSRPAAARTDGYDPMATAASNLGPESIVDIRTADPAETKPSLLSTVCARSKTIGDREGVDGARPFCTKTGVGAVLSVLGPRDGRGEVTHPVRVVSVNEACPAAPFLSVYRGVRVECAEPGADYSAGRIVPIFGDAPIDTPVPADAVTAGGSGLDPHISPRYAELQITRVAKARNVAADQIRQLVAAHTDGRTLGFLGEPRVNVVELNLDLDQRYPVRG from the coding sequence ATGCGTACCTCGACCTGGATGCGGCAGCACCTCGCCGCGCTGCGCGCGCTGCTCGTGCTCACCGCGATCACCGGAATCGCCTATCCGCTGGCGGTTTTCGCGGTGGCTCACCTGCCCGGCCTGCATGACAGGGCCGACGGTTCGCTGCTGCGATCCGGCGGCACCGTCGTCGGCTCCCGCCTGATCGGCCAGTCCTTCACCGATTCCGACGGCAACGCGCTGGCGTGGTACTTCCAGAGCAGACCCGCCGCCGCCCGGACCGACGGCTACGACCCGATGGCCACCGCCGCGTCCAATCTCGGCCCGGAGAGCATCGTGGACATCCGCACCGCCGATCCGGCCGAGACGAAGCCGAGCCTGCTGTCGACGGTGTGCGCACGGAGCAAGACGATCGGCGACCGCGAGGGGGTCGACGGCGCACGGCCGTTCTGCACGAAAACGGGTGTCGGCGCGGTCCTCTCGGTGCTCGGGCCGCGCGATGGGCGCGGCGAGGTCACCCACCCGGTTCGGGTGGTGAGCGTCAACGAGGCCTGCCCGGCCGCGCCGTTCCTGTCGGTGTACCGCGGCGTTCGGGTCGAATGCGCCGAGCCCGGCGCCGACTACTCGGCGGGCCGGATCGTGCCGATCTTCGGCGACGCCCCGATCGACACCCCGGTGCCCGCCGACGCCGTCACCGCAGGCGGCAGCGGCCTCGACCCGCACATCTCCCCGCGGTACGCCGAGCTCCAGATCACCCGGGTAGCCAAGGCGCGCAACGTCGCCGCGGACCAGATCCGGCAGCTGGTGGCCGCGCACACCGACGGCCGCACGCTCGGCTTCCTCGGCGAACCCCGGGTCAACGTGGTCGAGTTGAATCTCGACCTCGACCAGCGGTATCCGGTGCGCGGCTGA
- a CDS encoding flavodoxin family protein, which translates to MTTYDDLRALFINCTLKRSPEVSNTGGLIDISARIMAKNGVRVSHIRAVDHDIAFGVWPDMTEHGWPTDEWPALQRQVMDADILVLAGPIWLGDNSSVTKQVIERLYANSSILNQHGQYAYYGRVGGCLITGNEDGVKHCAMNILYSLQHLGYTIPPQADAGWIGEAGPGPSYLDPGSGGPDNDFTNRNTTFMTWNLLHLARMLKDANGIPAHGNQRSEWDAGCRFDFENPEYR; encoded by the coding sequence GTGACCACGTACGACGACCTGCGGGCCCTGTTCATCAACTGCACCCTCAAGCGTTCGCCGGAAGTGAGCAACACCGGCGGGCTGATCGACATCAGCGCCCGCATCATGGCCAAGAACGGCGTGCGGGTCTCCCACATCAGGGCGGTCGACCACGACATCGCCTTCGGGGTCTGGCCGGATATGACCGAGCACGGCTGGCCCACCGACGAGTGGCCCGCACTGCAGCGGCAGGTGATGGACGCCGACATCCTGGTGCTAGCCGGCCCGATCTGGTTGGGCGACAACAGCTCTGTCACCAAGCAGGTGATCGAGCGGCTCTACGCCAACTCGTCGATCCTCAACCAGCACGGCCAGTACGCCTACTACGGTCGGGTGGGCGGGTGCCTCATCACCGGCAACGAGGACGGTGTCAAACACTGCGCCATGAACATCCTCTACAGCCTTCAGCACCTCGGCTACACCATCCCGCCGCAGGCCGACGCGGGGTGGATCGGCGAAGCGGGCCCCGGGCCCTCCTACCTCGATCCGGGCTCGGGCGGTCCGGACAACGACTTCACCAACCGCAATACCACGTTCATGACCTGGAATCTGCTGCACCTGGCCCGGATGCTCAAGGACGCCAACGGGATTCCGGCCCACGGCAACCAGCGCTCGGAATGGGACGCCGGTTGCCGCTTCGACTTCGAGAACCCCGAGTACCGCTGA
- a CDS encoding molybdopterin-dependent oxidoreductase, giving the protein MTVHESVERTGTSGDRRYRVSGARGPEVASRVGSALGAAILTCFVTGLLSHWIQHPPSWFWWPAHPVWLYRFTQGLHVVTGVAAIPLLLVKLWAVYPKLFQRPLFGSPLRVLERGSIALLVGAIVFELSTGLLNIAQYYPWKFFFPTAHYAIAYVAVGALAVHLAVKLPVIREALSRPAESHGGGEPVEARHVSRRTVLTAAWVATGAATLAVAGQTVPFLRWASVLAPRSGEGPQGLPVNRSAAAAGVAALARAADYRLAVRVGDRERGFTRNELLAMPQTHARLPIACVEGWSATADWSGVRLRDLLAAVGAYPGGDVHFRSLETNGIYANSTLPQRHVVDTDTLVALSLNGAPLELDHGYPCRLIAPNRPGVLQTKWLSTIEARS; this is encoded by the coding sequence ATGACAGTGCACGAATCCGTCGAGCGCACCGGCACATCGGGCGACCGGCGGTATCGGGTGTCCGGCGCGCGGGGGCCCGAAGTGGCCAGCCGGGTGGGCAGCGCGCTCGGGGCGGCGATCCTGACCTGCTTCGTGACCGGGCTGCTGAGCCATTGGATCCAGCATCCGCCCAGCTGGTTCTGGTGGCCCGCGCACCCGGTGTGGCTGTACCGGTTCACCCAGGGGCTGCATGTCGTTACCGGTGTCGCGGCGATTCCGCTGCTGCTGGTGAAGCTGTGGGCGGTGTACCCGAAGTTGTTCCAGCGCCCCCTTTTCGGCTCGCCGCTGCGGGTGCTGGAACGCGGATCGATCGCGCTGCTGGTCGGGGCGATCGTATTCGAACTGTCGACGGGACTGTTGAACATCGCGCAGTACTACCCCTGGAAGTTCTTCTTTCCCACCGCGCATTACGCGATCGCCTACGTCGCGGTCGGCGCGCTGGCCGTGCATCTCGCGGTGAAGCTGCCGGTGATCCGGGAGGCGCTGAGCCGTCCGGCGGAGTCGCACGGCGGCGGCGAGCCGGTCGAGGCGCGCCATGTCTCGCGACGGACGGTATTGACCGCGGCGTGGGTCGCCACCGGGGCGGCCACCTTGGCCGTCGCCGGTCAGACGGTGCCGTTCCTCCGCTGGGCGTCGGTGCTCGCGCCACGGAGCGGCGAAGGGCCGCAAGGCCTTCCGGTCAACCGCTCCGCCGCCGCGGCGGGTGTCGCGGCGCTCGCACGGGCCGCCGACTATCGGCTGGCCGTGCGGGTCGGCGACCGGGAGCGCGGTTTCACCAGGAACGAGCTACTCGCCATGCCGCAGACGCACGCCAGGTTGCCGATCGCCTGCGTGGAGGGCTGGAGTGCCACGGCGGACTGGTCCGGGGTGCGGTTGCGCGATCTCCTTGCCGCAGTGGGCGCCTATCCTGGCGGTGACGTGCACTTCCGCTCGTTGGAGACCAATGGCATCTACGCGAACTCGACACTGCCGCAACGCCATGTCGTCGACACGGACACCCTGGTCGCGCTGTCGCTGAACGGTGCGCCGCTCGAGCTCGACCACGGCTATCCGTGCCGTCTGATCGCGCCCAATCGCCCAGGAGTGCTGCAAACGAAATGGCTCTCGACGATCGAGGCCCGGTCATGA
- a CDS encoding class I SAM-dependent methyltransferase, whose product MNGAELDVFDRALAGEKCWVRAADGSRRRLPMARWLGLSGADRRADIALTSCCDGPTVDLGCGPGRLVAALLRRGVLALGVDISPTAVAITRFRGAPALRRDLFGPLPGMGRWDYALLADGNIGIGGDPRRLLARTAALLAPNGVAVVEFGRPGTGSVTRQIRVESRTRVGSWFPWSTVSIDHAADLACGTGFQVLDTAEVNGRHIAWLRRHRVARGYLAAATARAERPRTGEFS is encoded by the coding sequence GTGAACGGCGCCGAACTCGACGTGTTCGATCGCGCGCTGGCGGGCGAGAAGTGCTGGGTGCGTGCCGCGGACGGCAGTCGGCGGCGGCTGCCGATGGCGCGGTGGCTCGGCCTCTCCGGCGCGGACCGCCGTGCCGATATCGCGCTGACCAGCTGCTGTGACGGCCCGACGGTAGATCTCGGTTGCGGTCCCGGCCGGTTGGTGGCGGCGCTGCTGCGGCGGGGCGTGCTGGCGCTCGGGGTGGATATCTCTCCGACGGCCGTGGCCATCACCAGGTTTCGTGGTGCGCCCGCGCTGCGGCGTGATCTGTTCGGTCCGCTGCCCGGTATGGGGCGCTGGGACTACGCACTGCTCGCCGACGGCAATATCGGGATCGGCGGTGACCCGCGGCGCCTGCTCGCGCGCACCGCGGCGCTGCTCGCGCCGAACGGCGTCGCCGTCGTCGAGTTCGGCCGTCCCGGTACGGGTTCGGTCACTCGGCAGATCAGGGTGGAGTCACGCACGCGCGTGGGTTCCTGGTTCCCTTGGTCGACGGTGAGCATTGATCATGCTGCGGATCTGGCCTGCGGCACCGGATTCCAGGTGCTCGACACCGCGGAAGTGAACGGCAGGCACATCGCGTGGTTGCGCCGCCACCGGGTGGCTCGCGGGTATCTCGCCGCGGCGACCGCGCGAGCGGAACGCCCGAGGACAGGAGAGTTCTCGTGA